One region of Zingiber officinale cultivar Zhangliang chromosome 7B, Zo_v1.1, whole genome shotgun sequence genomic DNA includes:
- the LOC122004727 gene encoding DBF4-type zinc finger-containing protein 2 homolog, giving the protein MKFSLAELPLPRAPFPLSIPHPFPFFIVPPPTLLPPSRARTRRRRCAPCHRRSLVDQQQPSPPLASLLSRATAEPSSLSLRCHFSPQSLTSRRRLPSFTGSLPPQAMVTGSLPRASTATTAGLPSLSCALTVPAFDSRRPRRRNGFA; this is encoded by the exons ATGAAG TTTTCCCTCGCCGAACTCCCTCTTCCACGAGCCCCATTTCCTCTCTCGATTCCTCATCCTTTTCCCTTCTTCATCGTGCCGCCGCCGACCCTCCTCCCTCCCTCTCGCGCTCGCACGCGTAGGCGGCGCTGTGCGCCGTGCCATCGCCGCTCCCTCGTCGACCAACAACAGCCTTCACCGCCGCTGGCCTCTCTTCTCTCTCGAGCCACAGCCGAGCCTTCTTCCCTCTCGCTGCGATGCCACTTCTCCCCCCAAAGCCTCACCTCGCGACGCCGCCTCCCCTCCTTCACCGGTTCTCTTCCTCCTCAAGCCATGGTCACCGGCTCTCTTCCTCGTGCGAGCACTGCGACAACCGCCGGTCTCCCCTCTTTGAGCTGTGCCCTCACGGTTCCG GCCTTCGATTCGAGACGACCGCGACGCAGGAATGGTTTTGCTTGA